A genomic window from Glycine soja cultivar W05 chromosome 10, ASM419377v2, whole genome shotgun sequence includes:
- the LOC114371317 gene encoding uncharacterized protein LOC114371317, translated as MRIDSFIVQQNFTKCTIEHGVYVRNIDSGEFLIICLYVDDLLVIGSSKKDMRVFKGRIMEEFEMSDLAELSYFLGIEFVSTSKGIFMHQKKYAEEILKRFNMMECNSMITPTETGIKLQIDGDEKEVDPTLYKQIVGSLRYICNTRLDIAYCVGLISRFMEKPKTPHFLAAKRILRYVKGTLDLGILYPYSQKNIEGEVIGYSDSDWCGDKDDRKSTTGLSSFMAGSFNGRTELERLQSYEVVD; from the exons ATGAGAATTGATAGCTTCATAGTCCAGCAGAATTTCACCAAGTGCACTATTGAGCATGGAGTTTATGTTAGAAACATAGATTCTGGTGAGTTTTTGATAATATGTCTTTATGTAGATGATTTACTAGTGATTGGCAGTAGTAAAAAAGATATGAGAGTGTTCAAAGGAAGAATAATGGAAGAATTTGAAATGTCTGATCTTGCTGAGTTATCATACTTCCTGGGTATTGAATTTGTTTCCACTAGCAAAGggattttcatgcatcaaaagaaGTATGCAGAAGAAATTTTGAAGAGGTTCAATATGATGGAGTGCAATTCTATGATCACACCAACTGAAACTGGAATTAAGCTGCAAATAGATGGGGATGAGAAAGAAGTTGATCCTACCTTGTACAAGCAAATTGTAGGCTCACTGAGGTACATATGTAACACCAGGCTTGACATTGCTTATTGTGTTGGGTTGATAAGCAGGTTTATGGAGAAACCAAAGACACCTCACTTCCTAGCAGCAAAGAGGATTCTAAGGTATGTGAAAGGAACATTGGATCTTGGCATTTTATATCCTTACAGTCAGAAGAATATAGAAGGAGAAGTTATTGGTTATAGTGATTCAGATTGGTGTGGTGATAAGGATGATAGGAAAAGCACTACTGG CTTGTCAAGCTTTATGGCTGGAAGCTTTAATGGAAGAACTGAACTTGAGAGATTGCAGTCCTATGAGGTTGTTGATTGA
- the LOC114370814 gene encoding transcription repressor OFP6-like — translation MSSSRKKLVLNTVSVSLGCGSCRRPRLLRHIFHPKQRPKKPAGQVHGLHWDDTTTSSTTTNASTAATFSPCYAEASAQFSDFAETAKAFGRGVAVEKDSDDPYLDFRHSMLQMILENEIYSKEDLRELLNCFLQLNSPDHHGVIVRAFTEIWNGVFSVRRRSGSSTGFHLNRKSRDF, via the coding sequence ATGTCTAGTTCCAGAAAAAAACTGGTTCTGAACACTGTGTCCGTGAGCCTGGGCTGCGGCAGCTGCCGAAGACCCAGGCTCCTACGGCACATATTCCACCCGAAGCAGAGGCCCAAGAAGCCCGCGGGCCAAGTCCACGGGCTTCATTGGGACGATACCACGACGAGCAGCACCACTACCAACGCCTCCACCGCCGCCACATTCTCGCCCTGTTACGCCGAGGCCTCGGCGCAGTTCAGCGACTTCGCCGAGACCGCGAAGGCGTTTGGGCGAGGCGTGGCGGTGGAGAAGGACTCTGATGATCCATACCTGGACTTCAGGCACTCTATGCTGCAGATGATACTGGAGAACGAGATATACTCCAAGGAAGATCTCAGGGAGCTTCTCAACTGTTTTCTTCAGCTCAATTCACCAGACCACCATGGGGTGATAGTGAGAGCCTTCACTGAGATCTGGAATGGAGTTTTCTCAGTGAGGAGGAGGTCTGGTTCTTCCACTGGGTTCCACCTTAACCGTAAGTCACGTGACTTCTAG
- the LOC114371318 gene encoding uncharacterized protein LOC114371318: MATTNSEEDSVNLWYLDTCCSNHMTGHREWFVNIDDKVKSKIKFADNSFVTAKGIGKVMIQRKDGQHSFINDVLYVPNMKNNLLSLGKLLEKGYSIQMEDSQLKMFDSNKRLILKASLSRNKTFKIGIQIAEFQCLAASISDESWM; this comes from the coding sequence ATGGCAACTACAAACTCAGAAGAAGACAGTGTTAATCTGTGGTATCTTGACACATGTTGTTCCAATCACATGACTGGACATAGAGAGTGGTTTGTAAACATTGATGATAAGGTAAAGAGCAAGATCAAGTTTGCAGATAACAGTTTTGTAACTGCAAAAGGCATTGGAAAGGTGATGATTCAGAGGAAGGATGGACAACACTCATTTATCAATGATGTGCTATATGTTCCCAATATGAAGAATAATTTACTGAGTTTGGGAAAGTTGTTAGAAAAGGGCTACTCAATACAGATGGAGGATAGTCAACTGAAGATGTTTGATAGCAATAAGAGGTTGATTCTAAAGGCCTCTTTGTCAAGAAACAAAACATTCAAGATTGGAATTCAGATTGCAGAATTTCAATGCTTGGCTGCTTCTATAAGTGATGAAAGCTGGATGTGA